One Phycisphaerae bacterium genomic window carries:
- a CDS encoding FeoA family protein yields the protein MPSLLSELHDGQTGRIVRVGGSGAIRQRLLDMGITRGSTVLLKRRAPLGDPLQITVKGSDLAIRVKEARYIQVEILDDGDRSAAADGKAHGTPTPGSQR from the coding sequence GTGCCAAGCTTGCTCAGTGAGCTTCACGACGGACAGACAGGGCGGATTGTTCGCGTCGGTGGCAGCGGGGCCATCAGGCAAAGGCTCCTGGACATGGGAATCACGCGCGGCAGCACCGTGCTCCTGAAACGACGAGCCCCTTTGGGGGATCCGCTGCAAATCACCGTGAAGGGTTCTGATCTGGCGATCCGGGTGAAGGAAGCCCGATACATTCAGGTGGAAATCCTTGACGATGGCGATCGCTCGGCGGCGGCCGACGGTAAGGCTCACGGGACGCCCACACCGGGTTCCCAACGGTAA
- a CDS encoding family 10 glycosylhydrolase: protein MHKILLRAVLYRLFLWTAIWAGCLAGGLRVARADEYRAFWVDGWGAGFLNQSQVDTLLGVVGDPNSKGRIREANCNMVIVQVRRRADVCYPSGMGEPYFSGLSPSNFNALQAMISAAHDTTGGKKRVEVHCWSVVFKTANGLVYSLHSDPANPDNYWPTRLGSTTGSENSDGAFDPGHPKCLEYLVNVHMDLVTRFDIDGIHYDYIRFEGNTEGYNPTSVARYNERYGLSGDPSSSSEQFKQWRRDQVTAFVRQMYARIQAVKPHVKQSGSFVTWNPSPTSSTRAAFMATRPYYDVYSDWDSWMEEGIVDMAVPMTYYDWASLPNDYTRWMNFEKDRKFNRHMIVGPGIYLNSLSNALYELQQTRWASPAGNYAQGFSGYSYRVPYSGGTWAGFSPSLVADVTPTWDDVPTMPWKTNPTTGHICGTVTQVPDGAWADHATVSITGPVSRSMHVDGTGFYAFIDLPPGSYSITASKAGYANAVSSADVAIGQVTGNMYVRDLVLGGNPLPVISSVQATNVTDSGATITWLTDLASSSQVEFGLTTSYGNLTPPDSTPVTSHSVTLSGLVANTLYHYRVISTNANGASISSDYSFKTAASTTELVIDNTDQECTRTGSWNTGSIADVPKVGTNYLYTPGTGNGLSVTATCRWTPTIVRAGLYDVYVFYQMGSNRNSAAPYTVVYDGGQVVSIQNQYSSTPNQGGWFLVGENLPFAAGTGGYVECANNSTDTRYISADAAKLVFKSGIELPPAKAAGPNPSHQATGIWTHTGLSWTAGEGATSHRVYFGTSSPGSFQIETADAVFDPGALLAATTYFWRIDEVNASGTTTGDVWEFTTRQTVAADLDRDGDVDAADGDLFESCVSGPGVSLDEGCADRDLDGDGDADQSDFGVFQRCLSGTDVPVDPGCGG from the coding sequence ATGCACAAGATATTATTAAGGGCGGTTCTGTATCGCCTGTTTCTGTGGACGGCAATCTGGGCCGGCTGTCTGGCCGGCGGTCTCCGGGTTGCGCGGGCGGACGAGTATCGGGCCTTCTGGGTCGATGGCTGGGGAGCGGGCTTTCTGAATCAGAGTCAGGTGGACACGCTCCTCGGCGTGGTCGGGGACCCGAACAGTAAGGGCAGAATCCGCGAGGCCAACTGCAACATGGTGATCGTCCAAGTGCGGCGGCGGGCGGACGTCTGTTACCCGTCGGGCATGGGCGAACCGTATTTCTCGGGCCTGTCACCCTCCAATTTCAACGCCCTGCAGGCCATGATCAGCGCCGCGCACGACACGACAGGCGGCAAGAAGCGCGTTGAGGTCCACTGCTGGAGCGTGGTCTTCAAGACGGCCAACGGTTTGGTTTATTCCCTCCACAGCGACCCGGCCAATCCCGATAACTACTGGCCGACGCGATTGGGAAGCACGACGGGTTCTGAGAACTCCGACGGAGCTTTCGACCCCGGGCACCCCAAATGCCTTGAGTACCTGGTCAACGTGCACATGGACCTGGTAACCCGCTTTGATATCGACGGCATTCATTACGACTACATCCGGTTCGAGGGCAACACGGAGGGCTATAACCCAACCAGCGTAGCTCGCTACAACGAGCGTTACGGTCTGAGCGGCGACCCGTCTTCGAGCAGCGAGCAGTTCAAACAATGGCGGCGCGACCAGGTCACCGCCTTCGTCCGGCAGATGTACGCCCGTATCCAAGCGGTCAAACCGCATGTGAAGCAATCGGGCTCGTTCGTGACCTGGAACCCTTCGCCGACGTCCAGCACGCGGGCCGCATTCATGGCCACTCGCCCCTATTACGACGTCTATTCGGACTGGGACAGTTGGATGGAGGAAGGCATTGTCGACATGGCCGTGCCGATGACTTACTACGACTGGGCCAGTCTACCGAACGACTACACCCGCTGGATGAACTTCGAGAAGGATCGCAAGTTCAACCGCCACATGATTGTCGGTCCGGGGATCTACCTCAACTCGCTCAGCAACGCGTTGTACGAGCTACAGCAGACCCGCTGGGCCTCGCCGGCCGGCAACTACGCACAGGGCTTCAGCGGATACTCCTACCGCGTGCCGTACAGTGGTGGAACCTGGGCTGGTTTCAGCCCTTCGCTGGTTGCGGACGTCACGCCGACCTGGGATGACGTCCCGACGATGCCCTGGAAGACCAATCCGACGACGGGCCACATCTGCGGCACGGTGACCCAGGTCCCGGATGGCGCCTGGGCCGACCATGCCACGGTCAGCATCACCGGGCCAGTCAGCCGCAGCATGCACGTGGACGGCACCGGCTTCTATGCGTTCATCGATCTACCGCCCGGCAGTTACAGCATCACCGCTTCAAAAGCGGGCTACGCAAACGCAGTATCCTCGGCCGATGTGGCCATCGGCCAGGTGACCGGGAACATGTACGTCCGAGATCTTGTGCTGGGCGGCAATCCGTTGCCGGTGATTTCCAGCGTGCAGGCCACCAACGTGACCGACAGCGGGGCCACCATCACCTGGCTGACCGACCTGGCTTCATCGTCGCAGGTCGAATTTGGTTTGACGACTTCGTATGGAAACCTGACGCCTCCGGATAGTACGCCGGTCACGTCGCACTCCGTGACACTGAGCGGCCTTGTCGCCAACACGCTGTACCACTATCGGGTGATATCCACGAACGCCAACGGGGCGAGCATTTCGAGCGACTATTCCTTCAAGACCGCAGCTTCGACGACGGAGTTGGTGATCGACAACACGGATCAGGAATGCACTCGAACGGGTTCCTGGAACACCGGTAGTATTGCCGACGTCCCCAAGGTGGGCACGAATTATCTTTACACGCCCGGCACGGGCAACGGGTTGTCCGTCACGGCAACGTGCCGGTGGACGCCGACCATTGTGAGGGCCGGGCTGTATGACGTATACGTTTTCTACCAGATGGGTTCGAACCGCAATTCCGCGGCTCCTTACACGGTGGTTTACGACGGCGGGCAGGTTGTGAGCATCCAGAACCAGTATTCGAGTACGCCAAACCAGGGCGGATGGTTTCTGGTGGGCGAGAACCTGCCGTTTGCGGCGGGAACGGGCGGTTACGTCGAGTGTGCGAATAACAGCACGGACACCAGGTACATCAGCGCCGATGCGGCCAAGCTCGTTTTCAAGAGCGGCATCGAGCTGCCGCCCGCGAAGGCGGCCGGTCCGAACCCGTCGCATCAGGCAACGGGCATCTGGACCCACACGGGACTGTCCTGGACGGCCGGGGAGGGCGCGACCTCGCACCGGGTCTATTTCGGCACCTCGAGCCCAGGGAGTTTCCAGATAGAGACTGCCGATGCAGTGTTTGATCCGGGCGCGCTGCTGGCGGCGACGACCTACTTCTGGCGAATCGACGAAGTCAACGCTTCCGGCACGACGACCGGTGACGTGTGGGAGTTCACGACCCGCCAGACCGTTGCCGCTGATCTGGACCGAGATGGTGACGTGGATGCCGCCGATGGGGATCTTTTCGAGTCGTGCGTGTCCGGCCCCGGCGTTTCACTCGATGAAGGCTGTGCCGACCGTGACCTCGACGGTGACGGTGATGCAGACCAGTCGGACTTCGGCGTCTTCCAGCGCTGTCTGAGCGGAACGGATGTACCGGTGGACCCGGGTTGCGGAGGCTGA
- a CDS encoding glycosyltransferase, producing MLNKVLVLSASAGAGHLRAADAILKAIHELRAAKEARHIDSLDYTNKAFRSLYSKAYIELVNAAPDVLGWLYDALDKPWKNERRRLALDKLNTRPFVKMLEEYQPDIAVCTHFLPAEIISWLKAKKRLRCRQAIVVTDLDVHAMWLCHHYEHYFVAMDETREHLITLGIPAENITVSGIPIDPVFARPKDKVETRIKHDLDPDKTTILISAGGFGVGPIEHLMISLLKLRHTVQIVAVCGRSEELRKRLERLVVRQPVDSHIRVKVVGFTTEMDEYMAAADLVVGKPGGLTTSEALARGLVYVIVNPIPGQEERNADHLLEEGVAIRCNNLPVLGYKVDRLLSEPGRLAAMKANVQRIARPRAAYDIVNKLRELAVG from the coding sequence ATGCTGAACAAAGTGCTGGTCCTGTCCGCATCGGCGGGCGCGGGGCATCTGCGGGCGGCCGACGCGATCCTCAAGGCGATCCATGAACTGCGAGCGGCCAAGGAGGCTCGCCACATCGACTCGCTCGACTACACCAACAAGGCGTTTCGCTCGCTGTATTCCAAGGCGTATATTGAGCTGGTGAACGCTGCGCCGGACGTTTTGGGATGGCTCTATGATGCGCTGGACAAACCCTGGAAAAACGAACGGCGGCGACTGGCTCTGGACAAGCTCAACACCCGGCCCTTCGTGAAAATGCTGGAGGAGTACCAACCCGATATCGCGGTTTGCACTCATTTTCTGCCCGCGGAGATCATCTCGTGGCTGAAGGCCAAGAAACGATTGCGATGCCGCCAGGCGATCGTCGTGACCGACCTCGACGTTCACGCCATGTGGCTGTGCCACCATTATGAGCACTACTTTGTGGCAATGGATGAGACCCGCGAGCACCTGATCACTTTGGGCATCCCCGCCGAGAACATCACCGTGTCCGGCATCCCGATTGACCCGGTCTTTGCCCGCCCCAAAGACAAGGTCGAGACGCGAATCAAGCATGACCTCGATCCCGACAAGACCACCATCCTCATCTCGGCGGGTGGTTTCGGCGTCGGCCCCATCGAACACCTGATGATCTCGCTTCTGAAGTTGAGACACACGGTCCAGATTGTCGCGGTCTGCGGGCGAAGCGAAGAACTTCGCAAGCGGCTCGAGCGTCTCGTCGTCCGGCAGCCGGTCGACAGCCATATTCGCGTCAAGGTGGTCGGGTTCACCACTGAGATGGATGAGTATATGGCCGCCGCCGACCTGGTGGTGGGCAAGCCGGGCGGACTGACGACGTCTGAGGCTCTGGCTCGCGGACTGGTGTATGTGATCGTCAACCCGATCCCGGGTCAGGAGGAACGAAACGCGGATCATCTGCTCGAGGAAGGGGTGGCGATTCGGTGCAACAATCTTCCAGTGCTTGGCTACAAGGTTGATCGGCTGCTCAGCGAACCAGGGCGTCTGGCGGCCATGAAGGCCAACGTGCAACGTATCGCCCGTCCGCGTGCGGCCTATGACATCGTCAACAAGCTCCGCGAGCTGGCCGTAGGGTGA
- a CDS encoding amphi-Trp domain-containing protein, which produces MAKRRKRSDRDIEKAYPVKQFAAKLRRMAACLEKDLPFRIQIAGERVRIPPHATISVEHEREGKTEEVEIQFKWRNP; this is translated from the coding sequence ATGGCTAAACGCCGAAAACGCTCGGATCGGGATATCGAAAAGGCATACCCTGTCAAGCAGTTCGCCGCAAAACTCCGCCGCATGGCCGCGTGCCTGGAAAAGGACCTGCCTTTCCGCATCCAGATCGCCGGCGAGCGGGTTCGCATCCCGCCGCATGCAACCATCAGCGTCGAGCACGAGCGGGAAGGCAAGACCGAGGAGGTCGAGATCCAATTCAAGTGGCGAAATCCATGA